A window of Thermincola ferriacetica contains these coding sequences:
- the rplI gene encoding 50S ribosomal protein L9, whose translation MKVILMEDVKKLGKKGDIVNVAEGYARNFLFPRNLAVEATQGNLKNLEQKKQAEMAKKAQLLQEAKNLAEKIEGLEIKVATKVGDGGKLFGSVTSKDVAEKLYEQHKIQVDKKKIEIDTIKTLGTYQASVKIHPEVQARFTVKVVEG comes from the coding sequence ATGAAGGTTATTTTGATGGAAGATGTGAAAAAATTGGGCAAAAAAGGCGATATAGTCAATGTGGCTGAGGGTTATGCCCGCAATTTTCTGTTTCCGCGCAATTTAGCCGTCGAAGCTACACAAGGCAATCTGAAAAATCTAGAACAGAAAAAGCAGGCGGAAATGGCCAAAAAAGCCCAACTGTTACAAGAAGCCAAAAACTTGGCTGAAAAAATTGAAGGGCTGGAAATAAAAGTGGCTACTAAGGTTGGCGATGGGGGCAAACTGTTTGGCTCTGTTACCAGTAAGGATGTTGCAGAAAAACTCTATGAGCAACACAAGATTCAGGTTGACAAAAAGAAAATAGAAATTGATACTATTAAAACCCTGGGAACTTACCAGGCTTCCGTTAAAATTCATCCGGAAGTACAAGCCCGGTTTACTGTCAAGGTAGTTGAGGGATAA
- the lonC gene encoding Lon family ATP-dependent protease — translation MKSFLDKFITRTEKPDLSAKFTEEDHLNRQVAAIFSLLTNIYGSDKIVLKASKLEALNLIRSEVLQEKVLGLQRIVFEDPTLDIPPSLDQIPKILDEIQDEIADVIARRSVEDKLEKKIADRMQQRHEEYVKEIKMQILKESAGPENAQTLKKLAILEKMEHKKLAKSAMEALRPTSFEEIVGQERAIRSLLSKIVSPFPQHIILYGPPGVGKTTAARLALKKAKEIPGSPFDEDAPFVEVDGTTLRWDPRDVTNPLLGSVHDPIYQGARRDLADTGIPEPKLGLVTEAHGGVLFIDEIGEMDPMLQNKLLKVLEDKRVTFDSAYYDPTDPNIPQYIKKIFEEGAPADFVLIGATTRGQEDIPPAIRSRCAEVFFEPLTPSDIEEIIRKAAVKLKVQLDDRVPEIISEYTIEGRKAINILADAYGLALYKRQNAGDEGKEIFISADDVLEVLQVSRLSPYVITKASNTYEVGRVFGLGVIGFVGSVLEIEAVAFPVNKDGAGKIRFNETAGSMAKDSVFNAASVIRKITGEDISNYDIHVNVVGGGKIDGPSAGIAILIAIISAIQNKPIRQDVALTGEISIQGKVKAVGGVFEKIYGAKQAGMKYVIVPKENEKDVPYDLKGIEVILAGRVEDVIEFMFPAEEKSLVG, via the coding sequence ATGAAAAGCTTTTTGGATAAATTTATTACCCGGACCGAAAAGCCGGACTTGTCTGCGAAATTTACTGAAGAGGACCATTTAAACAGGCAGGTAGCAGCAATTTTTAGCCTGTTAACCAATATTTACGGGTCGGACAAAATCGTACTCAAGGCCAGTAAATTAGAAGCCTTAAATCTCATACGTTCTGAAGTGTTGCAAGAAAAAGTACTTGGTTTGCAGCGCATAGTTTTCGAAGACCCTACCCTGGATATTCCGCCTTCCCTTGACCAGATACCCAAAATTCTTGATGAAATACAGGATGAAATTGCTGATGTGATAGCCCGGCGGTCGGTGGAAGACAAACTGGAAAAGAAGATTGCCGACCGCATGCAGCAGCGGCATGAAGAATATGTAAAAGAGATAAAAATGCAGATATTAAAAGAATCTGCCGGGCCGGAAAATGCCCAAACACTGAAAAAACTGGCCATTTTGGAGAAGATGGAGCATAAAAAGCTGGCTAAATCAGCGATGGAAGCGCTCCGGCCGACGTCCTTTGAAGAGATAGTGGGACAGGAGAGGGCCATACGTTCCCTGCTGTCCAAGATAGTTTCTCCCTTTCCGCAGCACATCATCCTTTATGGTCCGCCGGGGGTTGGTAAAACGACGGCAGCAAGGCTGGCACTGAAAAAAGCCAAAGAAATTCCCGGTTCGCCTTTTGATGAAGATGCGCCCTTTGTAGAGGTGGACGGAACAACTCTACGCTGGGATCCCCGGGATGTAACAAATCCGTTGTTGGGCTCGGTACATGACCCAATTTACCAGGGCGCCCGCAGGGATTTAGCCGATACAGGGATTCCTGAGCCCAAACTGGGTTTAGTGACGGAAGCCCATGGAGGGGTGCTTTTTATTGATGAAATCGGTGAAATGGACCCGATGTTACAGAACAAGCTCCTAAAAGTTTTGGAAGATAAAAGAGTTACCTTCGATTCAGCTTATTATGACCCTACTGATCCCAATATTCCGCAGTACATTAAAAAGATATTTGAAGAAGGTGCGCCGGCGGATTTTGTATTGATTGGCGCCACCACCAGGGGCCAGGAAGATATTCCGCCGGCTATTCGGTCCAGGTGCGCAGAAGTATTTTTTGAACCGCTGACTCCGTCCGATATTGAAGAGATTATTAGAAAAGCGGCGGTAAAATTAAAAGTTCAACTGGATGACCGGGTTCCCGAAATAATCAGCGAATATACCATTGAAGGGCGTAAGGCCATAAATATCCTGGCTGATGCCTATGGCCTCGCCCTTTATAAGAGGCAGAATGCGGGGGATGAGGGGAAAGAAATCTTTATTTCTGCTGATGATGTGTTGGAAGTGCTGCAAGTCAGCCGCCTGTCACCTTATGTGATAACTAAGGCATCAAATACCTATGAAGTGGGCCGGGTCTTCGGCCTTGGGGTTATTGGATTTGTCGGGTCTGTCCTGGAAATTGAAGCAGTAGCCTTCCCGGTTAACAAGGATGGGGCCGGCAAAATCCGGTTCAACGAAACGGCGGGAAGTATGGCCAAAGACTCGGTTTTTAATGCTGCTTCAGTAATCAGGAAGATTACCGGTGAAGATATATCCAATTATGATATTCATGTCAACGTGGTGGGTGGCGGCAAAATAGACGGGCCGTCGGCCGGTATTGCTATCCTGATCGCGATTATCAGCGCTATTCAAAACAAACCTATTCGCCAGGACGTGGCCCTGACAGGGGAAATCTCCATCCAGGGCAAAGTGAAGGCTGTTGGCGGGGTGTTTGAAAAAATTTACGGGGCCAAACAGGCTGGTATGAAGTATGTGATTGTCCCAAAAGAGAATGAAAAAGATGTGCCTTATGATTTAAAAGGTATAGAGGTTATTTTGGCCGGCAGAGTGGAAGATGTTATCGAGTTCATGTTCCCCGCCGAAGAAAAATCCCTTGTTGGTTAA
- the dnaB gene encoding replicative DNA helicase: MSLPLEKIPPQNLDAEQSVLGAMLIDKESIIKVSEILRPEDFYRDAHKHIYEAMLDLSERNEAVDLITLTEELRQRGFLDQVGGAAYVAGLATMVPTAANVEYYARIVEEKALLRNLINVATRIVALGYESDEEPTELIDTAEKMIFELSQRKAREGFSPLKNILMQTFDRIEDLYNNKGQITGVPSGFVDLDRLTSGFQPSDLIIVAARPSMGKTAFCLNIAQHAAVRGQVPVAIFSLEMSKEQLVQRILCSQAMVDQQKIRTGNLEEEDWKKLTKAAGPLSQAPIYIDDTPGLSVSEMRAKARRLKAEKGLGLIVIDYLQLMSASSRRSENRQQEISEISRSLKLLARELQAPVIALSQLSRAVEQRQDKRPMMSDLRESGSLEQDADLVMFIYRDDYYNPESEKRGISELIIAKQRNGPVGTVELGFLKEFTKFVNLERHRAD; the protein is encoded by the coding sequence TTGAGTTTACCACTGGAAAAAATACCTCCACAAAACCTGGACGCTGAGCAATCCGTTCTCGGAGCTATGCTCATCGATAAGGAATCCATAATCAAGGTAAGCGAAATTTTGCGCCCCGAAGATTTTTACCGGGATGCCCACAAACACATTTATGAAGCCATGCTGGACCTCAGTGAACGTAATGAGGCAGTTGACCTGATTACCCTTACTGAGGAGTTGCGGCAGAGGGGGTTTTTGGACCAGGTGGGGGGGGCGGCATACGTGGCCGGCTTGGCCACCATGGTGCCCACGGCCGCCAATGTGGAGTATTATGCCCGCATAGTTGAGGAAAAGGCCCTGCTTAGGAACCTGATTAATGTTGCTACAAGAATAGTGGCTCTTGGTTACGAAAGTGATGAGGAACCCACGGAACTTATAGATACCGCGGAGAAAATGATTTTTGAACTGTCGCAGCGGAAAGCGCGGGAGGGTTTTTCACCATTAAAAAATATTCTCATGCAGACTTTTGACCGGATTGAAGACCTGTACAATAACAAGGGCCAAATAACCGGTGTGCCCAGTGGTTTTGTGGATTTGGACAGGCTGACCTCGGGATTTCAGCCGTCGGATCTGATTATTGTGGCGGCCAGACCTTCTATGGGAAAGACAGCATTTTGCCTGAACATTGCCCAACATGCCGCTGTACGCGGCCAGGTACCGGTGGCAATTTTCAGCCTGGAAATGTCCAAAGAGCAGTTGGTACAGAGAATTCTCTGCAGCCAGGCTATGGTGGACCAGCAGAAAATAAGAACAGGCAACCTGGAAGAAGAGGACTGGAAAAAACTTACCAAAGCAGCGGGGCCATTGTCGCAAGCGCCTATATATATTGATGATACGCCCGGTTTATCTGTAAGCGAGATGCGCGCCAAGGCCCGCCGGTTGAAAGCGGAAAAAGGGTTGGGGTTAATAGTCATAGATTATCTGCAGTTAATGTCCGCAAGCTCAAGAAGAAGTGAAAATAGACAGCAGGAAATTTCCGAGATTTCCCGTTCCCTTAAATTGCTGGCCAGGGAACTGCAGGCGCCCGTAATTGCTCTTTCCCAGCTCAGCCGGGCCGTGGAGCAAAGGCAGGATAAACGGCCCATGATGTCGGACTTGAGGGAAAGTGGTTCCCTTGAACAGGATGCGGATCTGGTCATGTTTATTTACAGAGATGATTATTACAACCCGGAATCTGAAAAAAGAGGTATTTCCGAATTAATTATTGCCAAGCAGCGGAACGGGCCTGTGGGAACCGTTGAACTTGGCTTTCTCAAGGAATTTACAAAGTTTGTTAACCTGGAACGGCATCGTGCTGATTAA
- a CDS encoding adenylosuccinate synthase: MSAVVLIGAQWGDEGKGKVTDFLAEQADLVVRYQGGNNAGHTVVVGDQEFKLHLIPSGILYPEKMCLIGNGVVIDPLVLLKELEYLAGRGIKTDNLRISPRAHIIMPYHKKLDEVIEESKGTKKIGTTKRGIGPAYMDKAARVGIRVVDLLDREEFEELLEINLEEKNHLLTKVYETEGFDKKAILDEYLSYAEALRKYVADTSVLINNALKAGKKVLFEGAQGTLLDLDHGTYPFVTSSHPIAGAACIGAGIGPTKISKVLGIVKAYTTRVGEGPFPTELFDETGKLIQTNGNEFGTTTGRPRRCGWFDAVIVRYAARISGLTSIAITKLDVLTGLPVLKICTGYRYRNEIITEFPASLKVLSECEPIYEEMKGWQEDISQVNRYEDLPDAAKAYLERIRQLVEVPVSIIGVGTRRSQTIIRENIF; the protein is encoded by the coding sequence ATGTCTGCTGTTGTGCTTATAGGAGCCCAGTGGGGAGATGAAGGAAAGGGGAAAGTTACCGATTTTCTGGCCGAACAGGCAGACCTGGTGGTGCGCTATCAGGGAGGGAACAATGCCGGCCATACCGTAGTGGTAGGGGATCAGGAATTCAAATTACACTTGATTCCATCCGGTATCCTGTACCCGGAAAAAATGTGCCTTATCGGCAACGGCGTTGTTATTGACCCCTTGGTTTTGTTAAAAGAACTGGAATACCTGGCTGGGCGAGGAATAAAGACTGATAATTTACGGATCAGCCCACGGGCTCATATAATTATGCCTTATCACAAGAAACTGGACGAAGTAATAGAGGAAAGTAAAGGGACTAAAAAAATTGGCACCACTAAACGGGGCATTGGACCGGCGTATATGGACAAAGCCGCCAGGGTTGGCATCCGTGTGGTTGACCTATTAGACAGGGAAGAGTTTGAAGAATTGCTGGAAATTAACCTGGAGGAGAAGAACCATTTACTGACCAAGGTATATGAAACCGAAGGATTTGATAAAAAGGCTATTCTTGATGAATACCTGAGCTATGCTGAGGCGCTGCGCAAATATGTTGCCGATACATCGGTGCTGATTAACAATGCTTTAAAAGCAGGCAAAAAGGTGCTGTTTGAAGGCGCCCAGGGAACTTTGCTGGACCTCGATCACGGAACATATCCCTTTGTAACATCTTCCCACCCCATTGCCGGAGCGGCTTGTATAGGAGCGGGTATCGGTCCGACAAAAATAAGCAAAGTCTTGGGCATTGTTAAGGCGTACACCACCAGGGTTGGTGAAGGGCCTTTTCCAACGGAGCTCTTTGACGAAACAGGCAAGCTCATTCAAACAAATGGGAATGAATTTGGCACTACTACCGGCAGACCGCGGCGCTGCGGCTGGTTTGATGCCGTAATCGTCAGGTATGCAGCGAGAATCAGCGGTTTAACAAGTATAGCAATTACAAAACTGGATGTGCTTACGGGACTGCCGGTTTTGAAAATTTGTACCGGTTATAGGTATAGGAACGAAATAATTACCGAGTTCCCGGCCAGCTTAAAGGTCCTTTCTGAGTGTGAACCTATTTACGAAGAAATGAAAGGATGGCAGGAGGATATTTCGCAGGTAAACAGATATGAAGATTTGCCCGATGCAGCTAAGGCTTACCTGGAGCGGATCCGCCAGTTGGTTGAAGTGCCTGTATCAATTATTGGTGTGGGAACCAGGAGAAGCCAGACGATAATCAGGGAAAATATTTTCTAA
- a CDS encoding anthranilate synthase component I family protein gives MYTLDFATFARLAEKGKRIPLGLETSLEPQDNVVTIVEKLGLLGKPLVLLESGKGTESSARYSFIGFEPWQVYRSFGRTVEIKNYLAGKTTEVTADPYEQFRTEMNNLSMVRYEGLPPFVGGAMGYFSYDMGRYFEKMPVLAKDDLALPESYFLFTDKVICLDHKESKVKIFICAYIEKSEENYLFDLYGRVLDQLHLLAEAIRKNKSGRRITAEDLNCRGKIEPVCNVTQEHFEEMVRKAKEYIRAGDIFQVNLSLRLGHASKVEPFTLYKVLREVNPSPYMSFLDFGDMHIVSSSPELLIRIRDGWAETRPIAGTRRRGVNREEDLALARELVNNEKERAEHIMLVDLERNDLGRVCSYGTVEVNELMVIEEYSHVMHIVSNVRGHLAPGKDRFDLFKAVFPGGTITGAPKIRSMEIIEELEPTRRGPYTGSIGYFGYAGEMEMNIVIRTLVVKEGMAYVQAGAGIVDDSVPEREYFESCKKAEALLKTLEIAEALGESRPAGEAEASA, from the coding sequence ATGTATACTTTGGACTTTGCAACCTTTGCACGGTTGGCTGAAAAAGGGAAAAGGATTCCCCTGGGCCTGGAGACAAGTCTGGAACCACAGGATAATGTGGTGACAATTGTTGAAAAACTGGGGCTTTTGGGCAAACCCCTGGTTTTACTGGAGAGCGGTAAAGGAACAGAAAGTTCGGCCCGGTATTCTTTTATTGGTTTTGAACCCTGGCAGGTGTACCGTTCTTTCGGTCGGACAGTGGAAATAAAAAATTACCTGGCAGGAAAAACAACAGAAGTGACAGCAGATCCATATGAACAATTTCGGACGGAAATGAATAACCTTTCCATGGTCCGATATGAAGGACTGCCGCCCTTTGTTGGCGGAGCCATGGGTTATTTTAGCTATGATATGGGACGCTATTTTGAAAAAATGCCGGTACTTGCGAAAGATGACCTTGCGCTGCCGGAAAGTTATTTTCTCTTTACAGATAAGGTCATTTGCCTTGATCATAAGGAAAGCAAGGTCAAGATCTTTATTTGTGCTTACATAGAAAAATCAGAAGAGAATTACCTGTTTGACCTTTATGGCCGGGTGCTGGATCAACTGCATTTGTTAGCCGAAGCTATCCGCAAAAATAAGTCCGGGCGCCGGATTACTGCCGAGGATTTAAATTGCCGTGGAAAAATTGAGCCCGTCTGCAATGTAACTCAGGAACATTTTGAAGAAATGGTCAGGAAAGCGAAGGAATATATAAGAGCGGGCGATATTTTCCAGGTGAATCTTTCTTTGCGGCTGGGACATGCTTCCAAAGTTGAGCCATTTACTCTGTACAAGGTACTGAGGGAAGTCAACCCGTCTCCATATATGAGCTTTCTGGACTTTGGAGATATGCATATAGTCAGCTCGTCGCCGGAGCTGCTAATCAGAATCCGCGATGGTTGGGCTGAGACCAGGCCCATTGCCGGTACCCGCCGCCGTGGAGTGAACAGGGAGGAAGACCTGGCTCTGGCCAGGGAACTTGTTAACAATGAAAAGGAGCGGGCCGAACATATTATGCTGGTAGACCTGGAAAGAAACGACCTGGGCCGGGTCTGTTCTTACGGGACTGTAGAAGTGAATGAGCTGATGGTTATCGAAGAATATTCACATGTTATGCACATTGTATCTAATGTCCGGGGTCACCTTGCTCCCGGCAAAGACCGGTTCGATTTATTCAAAGCCGTGTTTCCGGGCGGGACTATCACCGGCGCGCCTAAAATACGGTCGATGGAAATAATTGAAGAACTTGAACCCACCCGCCGGGGGCCGTATACCGGTTCCATAGGTTATTTCGGCTATGCCGGTGAAATGGAAATGAACATAGTAATCCGCACCCTGGTTGTCAAAGAGGGTATGGCATATGTACAGGCGGGGGCAGGTATAGTGGATGATTCCGTGCCTGAGCGGGAGTATTTCGAGTCCTGTAAAAAGGCGGAGGCGTTATTGAAGACGCTGGAAATTGCGGAAGCTTTGGGCGAAAGTCGACCGGCAGGGGAGGCCGAAGCCAGTGCCTGA
- a CDS encoding aminotransferase class IV, with protein sequence MPDFVYLNDRIVPAEEAKISVFDHGFLYGDGLFETMRAYKDTVFWLDDHVDRLLASCGMMRIKLPWTKEELKKAVLATVAANNLEHAAVRLTVSRGEGPPVPDPAVCQQPTLVITCRPAAKPGGETYEKGVDVVVLKTRRNYDQAFPVSIKSCNFLNNIFAKQELKGTGAYEGLMLNYAGYLTEGTVNNLFFVRRGTLNTPELACGLLAGITRAHVIKLARQEGMEINEGKFKPEDLHEADEVFLTNSLSLIMPVRKVNDRVLCCVPGKVTAKLSELLFGIFD encoded by the coding sequence GTGCCTGATTTTGTTTATTTAAACGATAGGATTGTGCCGGCGGAAGAAGCAAAGATATCGGTATTTGATCATGGTTTTTTATATGGCGACGGTTTGTTTGAAACCATGCGGGCCTATAAGGATACGGTTTTTTGGCTGGATGACCATGTGGATAGACTGCTTGCATCTTGCGGGATGATGAGAATAAAGCTTCCATGGACCAAAGAGGAGCTAAAAAAAGCTGTATTGGCCACTGTAGCGGCAAATAATCTGGAACATGCAGCCGTAAGGTTGACAGTATCCCGCGGCGAAGGGCCGCCGGTTCCCGACCCGGCCGTATGCCAACAACCTACCCTGGTCATTACCTGCCGGCCTGCCGCCAAACCGGGAGGGGAAACCTATGAAAAAGGCGTTGACGTTGTTGTCCTGAAGACGAGAAGAAATTATGACCAGGCATTTCCTGTATCAATTAAATCCTGCAATTTTTTAAACAACATTTTCGCGAAACAGGAATTAAAGGGTACAGGAGCATATGAAGGATTGATGCTGAACTATGCAGGCTACCTGACTGAGGGGACAGTAAATAATCTCTTTTTTGTCCGCAGGGGCACTTTAAATACGCCTGAATTGGCGTGCGGGCTTTTGGCCGGAATCACCCGCGCACATGTTATCAAACTGGCCCGGCAGGAAGGAATGGAAATTAACGAGGGCAAATTTAAGCCTGAGGACCTGCATGAAGCTGACGAAGTTTTCCTGACCAATTCCCTTTCGTTGATTATGCCTGTGCGGAAAGTGAACGACCGGGTCTTATGCTGCGTGCCCGGAAAAGTAACCGCAAAATTATCGGAGCTGCTGTTTGGTATTTTTGATTAG
- a CDS encoding Crp/Fnr family transcriptional regulator — MPTRMKLTNVNLLESLNSPEYEELRKAFLTKQFSRKEIISFPKEEPDKVYFIKSGRVRVYLAYEDKEFTLSILESGDIYSTHTRAFTQAMEDTTLFFVDTREFGEIVAKFPALALSMVKVLGDLLKNAITIINGLVFKDSHVRLAEFLVHAAQDKGEHGPEGIEVKLGLTTEEIAMVLGITRQTVSTLFNDLIKSGIIKKLDRKTILIKDISFLKELSTKS, encoded by the coding sequence ATGCCGACAAGAATGAAACTGACAAATGTTAATCTTTTGGAATCTCTTAATTCACCGGAATATGAGGAATTGAGAAAAGCGTTTTTGACGAAACAATTTTCCAGGAAAGAAATTATTTCTTTTCCCAAAGAAGAACCAGACAAAGTGTACTTTATCAAGTCCGGGAGAGTCAGGGTTTACCTGGCTTATGAGGATAAAGAATTTACCTTGTCTATTTTGGAATCCGGTGACATTTACAGTACACACACGAGGGCCTTTACCCAGGCTATGGAAGATACTACTTTATTCTTCGTAGATACCAGAGAGTTTGGAGAAATCGTTGCTAAATTTCCGGCTTTGGCTCTATCGATGGTTAAAGTGTTGGGAGACTTGCTGAAAAACGCCATTACGATAATAAATGGACTGGTTTTTAAGGACAGCCATGTCAGGTTGGCGGAATTCCTGGTACACGCAGCACAGGATAAGGGAGAACACGGTCCGGAGGGCATTGAGGTCAAGCTTGGTTTGACTACTGAGGAAATTGCCATGGTTTTGGGCATTACCCGGCAAACAGTTTCGACCCTTTTTAATGATCTGATAAAGTCCGGAATAATTAAAAAACTGGATAGAAAGACTATTTTAATAAAGGACATCAGTTTTTTAAAAGAACTCTCAACTAAATCTTAA